Proteins co-encoded in one Synechococcus elongatus PCC 6301 genomic window:
- the gcvT gene encoding glycine cleavage system aminomethyltransferase GcvT yields the protein MTLTVTVSLLSSPLHSVCTSAGARFTGFAGWELPLQFQGLMQEHLAVRERAGLFDISHMGKFQLRGSGLRAALQRLLPSDLTTLLPGQAQYSVLLNEAGGCLDDLIVYWQGIVDGVEQAFLIVNAATTDSDRLWLTEHLPPAIALLDLSQDLALVAIQGPQAIAFLQPLVSCDLAELPRFSHTVTSIAGQPAFVARTGYTGEDGCEVMLPPAAAITLWQQLTAAGVVPCGLGARDTLRLEAAMPLYGHELDTDTNPLEAGLGWVVHLDRNPDFLGRDRLVQAKTNGLERRLVGLELPGRNIARHGYPVAIADTTVGIVTSGSWSPTLSKAIALAYVPPALANLGQELWVEIRGKQVPATVVKRPFYRGSQFR from the coding sequence GTGACTCTGACTGTGACCGTTTCTCTCTTGTCTTCCCCTCTGCATTCAGTGTGCACTTCAGCGGGAGCTCGGTTCACGGGGTTTGCAGGCTGGGAGTTACCCCTGCAGTTTCAAGGGCTCATGCAAGAGCATCTCGCTGTTCGTGAGCGAGCAGGGCTATTTGATATTTCCCACATGGGCAAGTTTCAGTTGCGCGGCTCCGGCCTTCGGGCGGCTTTGCAACGTCTGCTGCCCAGTGATTTGACGACTCTGTTGCCGGGGCAGGCTCAATACTCAGTGCTTTTGAATGAAGCAGGAGGCTGCCTTGATGACCTGATTGTCTACTGGCAGGGAATTGTCGATGGTGTCGAACAGGCGTTTTTGATTGTCAACGCTGCGACGACTGACAGCGATCGCCTCTGGCTGACAGAGCATTTACCGCCCGCAATCGCCCTCCTAGATCTCAGTCAAGACTTGGCGTTAGTTGCGATTCAAGGTCCCCAAGCGATCGCTTTCCTTCAGCCTCTTGTCAGTTGCGATCTGGCAGAACTGCCGCGCTTTAGCCACACGGTGACTTCGATCGCTGGTCAACCGGCCTTTGTTGCCCGCACCGGCTACACGGGCGAAGATGGCTGCGAGGTGATGCTGCCGCCCGCAGCCGCGATCACTCTCTGGCAACAGCTGACCGCCGCTGGGGTTGTGCCCTGTGGACTGGGGGCTCGCGATACGCTGCGGCTGGAAGCCGCTATGCCGCTCTACGGTCATGAGCTGGACACTGACACCAATCCTCTCGAAGCTGGATTGGGCTGGGTAGTTCATCTCGACCGGAATCCTGACTTCCTCGGGCGCGATCGCCTTGTGCAAGCGAAAACCAACGGTCTCGAACGTCGCTTGGTCGGCCTCGAGCTGCCTGGCCGGAATATTGCCCGACATGGCTATCCTGTTGCGATCGCTGATACCACGGTCGGAATTGTTACCAGTGGCAGTTGGTCGCCCACCCTCAGCAAAGCGATCGCCCTTGCCTACGTCCCTCCCGCCTTGGCCAATCTTGGGCAGGAACTCTGGGTCGAAATTCGGGGCAAACAGGTGCCCGCCACAGTCGTCAAGCGCCCCTTCTACCGTGGCAGCCAGTTCCGTTAA